The nucleotide window CCCAGCTCAAGATCGCAGACATGGCCTTGACCGAGGCCATGCCCTTCAAGCGCGAAGAAGGCATCACGCTGTATGAAAAGGTGGAGGCGAAGGACGGGAAGGAAGAGGGCTACAAGCCGAAGTTCCACGTCACGGTACCTGCTGACATCAAGACACCGCTGGTGTTGCTGCTACCGGGCAAGGACAAGCAGATGATCCCGCGGGTCTATGAGCTCGATCCTTCGGGATATCCGGCCGGTGCGTATCGCTTCGTCAACCTCAGCCCGATCCCGGTGCTGGCCACGGTGAACGAAACCCGCACCACCGTGCCGCCGAACGGCGACAAGATCGTGAACCGCTCGCCAAAGGCGGATGAACGCGTGCAGATCACCGGCACGGTGATGGGCCAGGACGGAGTGCCGCAGAAACTGTTCTCGACCATGGCCATCAACCGCACGACCAAGCGCATGATGATGTTCTTCTATCCCGCCACCACCACAGCGGACAGCGCCACGCTGATGTGCCGCAGTCTGGTGGACTTCGTGGAACCGGCGAAGCCCTGAGCCGGGCAAGGCATCATCCGGCGCCTACTCCTTTTCCCGCCTCTCAAGGAACCGCTCGATACGCTTGTCCGGCACCAGCCAGATCAGCGCCACGGCGACGTAACAGGCGATGGAAAGCCACGGCACATGAAATGCCAGCGCCATGCCTGCGATGTAGAACGCCGGTGAGACCTTGCCCTTCCAATCACCACCCACCGCGGCTGCGAGCGGCGAATCCTTGCCCTGCTGGCGGATGATCGCATTCTGGAGGATGACGTAGGCAATGGCGGCCATGAGCAGCACGAACCCGTAAAGAGCCAGCGGAGCCTCGCCCATATGACTCTCCCCCACCCAGCCGGTGGTGAACGGGAACAGGGACAGCCAGAACAGCAGGTGCAGATTCGCCCACAGGATGCCGCCGCTCACACGCCGCGTGAGGTGCAGCATGTGGTGATGGTTGTTCCAGTAGATGCCCACGTAGATGAAGCTGAGAACATAGCTCAGAAAGACGGGCAGCAGCGGTTTCAACTCCGGAAGCGTCTCAACATGTGGCACCTTCATCTCCAGCACCATGATGGTGATGATGATCGCAAGGACGCCGTCGCTGAAGGCTTCGAGCCGGTTCTTTTCCATGCACCGAGTCTAACGGGAGGCTGCGAGGAGGGCAAATCCCAAGGCCTCCGGGATGAACGAAGGTTTTGGGGAATTGGCGGAGCTATGGAAGCGCGCAGGCAAGGAGCAGTGGCATCAAATCCTCTGTTGCGGGGGACGTTTCGGGAGTATCGTCACGGGTGAAACAGTTTCCCGCATTCTCCGCAGCACTGGCCGCTCTGGCACTCGCCTCCTGCACCATGCCTGCCGATCCGCCGCCGAAGAGCATGCATGCGCAGCTCAAGACGGCCACGCAGGTGGATGTGAAGCGCTACTCGGGCCGGTGGTATGAGGTGGCGAGACTCCCGCAGTGGTTCCAGAAGGACTGCGCCTCGGCGACGGCGGATTACTCGCTGAACAAGGACGGCTCGATCAAGGTGGTGAACACCTGCATCCAGGCGGATGGCTCGCGCCGCTCGGTGGAAGGACGGGCCGAACCGGCGGATGGCACGAACAGCCGGTTGAAAGTGAGATTCCCCGGAAAGTGGTATGCGGCGGCCATCCCGGTGCCGAAAGAAGGCAATTACTGGATCATCGATCTGACACCGGACTACCGGCATGCGATCGTGGGCACGCCGGACCGCTGGACGCTGTGGTTCCTCTCCCGCTCACCACGGATCTCGAAGCAGGACTTCGCGCGGATGAAGAAGGTGGCGCATGAGCAGGGGTTCGATACAAGCCGGTTGGTGGTGGATGCCCACACGCGCATCGGCGGATAAGTTGTGAATTTGGAGTGCGGTGAGCCATCACCGCTTTTGGTACCGGAGAGTCATCGACGGGAGCCCACGCAGATGACGGCTGAAAGCTTGCACCACTATGGAGTCAGCCTTGGAACATTGGAGGCGGGCATGGCGAAGGCCGCATATTTCCCGGCGATGACTCGCCTGCCCTCAAAGCGGTGATGGCTCACCGCACTCCAAAGAAAGAAGCGGCGGGTTCGACGGACTCATCCATAAAGCAATCGGCGGATGCGGAACCGGGGAATTCCGTCATCCGCCGATCAAAGCTGGTCGGGGGGAGTTGTGTTGTCTTCCGGGGGGAGAAGGTCTGCGTCCGGCCGGGGGGAACCTCGCGCTGACAGGAAGAGAGTGCCACAATTTCGGCCACAGGAATATTACGTGATCGTGGTGACGCGATCACAGCAGAAGTGGAATGTCGGAATCCTACCTGCAGCGGGAGATTCGATACAAGCGATGTATCCCGGCGGGAGCTAGCATGAGCGGACCGGTTTTTCCTCCCTGCCACCGATGAAAGCTCGCGCCCTCCTTGCCCTGTGTCTTTGTTCCACCGCGCTCCAGGCGGCAACCGAATCGCGGTTGTGGACATCCACGGACGGCAGGACATTGGAGGGCGTCTTTCTCCGTTCCGACCGGAAGACGGTAACCGTCAGGAAGCCGGAGGGCCGCACCACCGAGATCCCCTTGGATCGCCTCAGCGCCGAAGACCGCAGCTATGTGGAAAAGCAGGTTGCGGAACAGGCGGACTCCTTCGCGAGCGGCGGCAAAACCGCGAAAAAGCCTCAGGGCCGCATCACCTACAAGCTCTCCGGGGGCTCCGAAAAATGGGAACCGGAGCGAAAGAAGCGGATCGTGGAGGCGATGGACAAGGCGGTGGCGTTCTACAACGAGCACTCGGATTTCAAGAAAGCCCTGACGGCAAACAACAGCCCGGGCACACCGACGGCGGATGGCAACATCAGCGGCTGGATCAATTTCGGCGGGCAGATCGGCTTCCGTGTGACCCTCCATGAAATGGGCCACACGCTGGGCATCGGCACG belongs to Luteolibacter ambystomatis and includes:
- a CDS encoding TMEM175 family protein — its product is MEKNRLEAFSDGVLAIIITIMVLEMKVPHVETLPELKPLLPVFLSYVLSFIYVGIYWNNHHHMLHLTRRVSGGILWANLHLLFWLSLFPFTTGWVGESHMGEAPLALYGFVLLMAAIAYVILQNAIIRQQGKDSPLAAAVGGDWKGKVSPAFYIAGMALAFHVPWLSIACYVAVALIWLVPDKRIERFLERREKE
- a CDS encoding lipocalin family protein; translated protein: MKQFPAFSAALAALALASCTMPADPPPKSMHAQLKTATQVDVKRYSGRWYEVARLPQWFQKDCASATADYSLNKDGSIKVVNTCIQADGSRRSVEGRAEPADGTNSRLKVRFPGKWYAAAIPVPKEGNYWIIDLTPDYRHAIVGTPDRWTLWFLSRSPRISKQDFARMKKVAHEQGFDTSRLVVDAHTRIGG